The following are encoded in a window of Nocardioides houyundeii genomic DNA:
- the dnaG gene encoding DNA primase encodes MAGRIREDDIAAVREKARIDEVISSYVTLRKAGGGALKGLCPFHDEKSPSFHVTPSRGFFHCFGCQEGGDVISFLMKIDGLGFSEVVEQLADKYGVQLRREEGDAPLQRPRGPQRSRLIEAHKVAQEFYADQLSHPDAIVARQFLSTRGFDQSAAETFGVGFAPRDGEALTRLLRQRGFTEEEMTTAGLVAVGRSAYDRFRGRLLWPIREANGDTIGFGARRIFDDDRIDAKYLNTSETPIYKKSHVLYGLDLARREIARSSQAVVVEGYTDVMAAHLAGVGTAVATCGTAFGDDHARVLRRFLHDHEEFRGEVIFTFDGDEAGQKAALRAFGGDQNFVSQTYVAVEPSGLDPCDLRIQQGDAAVRELIARRQPLYRFVLGNVASKYDLDRADGRIDALREAAKLVASVRDKSKVDAFARELSAMIGVDVDEARTEVRRAAARGRPDDRSARPQRGRSDGRDHRGEQGGAPAGPPRRELPDLRDPRFSIERETLKLVIQHPETVGRSASGLASEDFSHPTYRHVWEAIVAAGGVAQGAADPGWAARVRNGVSNPIISSAISELGVEPVRSSGEPGESYVNAHVYRLRELTALRRIAELKSRLQRTNPVDQASDYNKMFGELVALEQHRRDLRDKAVGA; translated from the coding sequence GTGGCAGGCCGCATCCGTGAGGACGACATCGCAGCGGTGCGCGAGAAGGCTCGCATCGACGAGGTCATCTCCTCCTACGTCACCCTGCGCAAGGCCGGCGGCGGCGCGCTGAAGGGGCTCTGCCCCTTCCACGACGAGAAGTCCCCCTCCTTCCACGTCACGCCCTCACGGGGGTTCTTCCACTGCTTCGGCTGCCAGGAGGGCGGCGACGTCATCAGCTTCCTGATGAAGATCGACGGCCTCGGCTTCTCCGAGGTGGTGGAGCAGCTCGCCGACAAGTACGGCGTACAGCTGCGGCGCGAGGAGGGTGACGCCCCGCTGCAGCGCCCCAGAGGGCCTCAGCGGAGCCGGTTGATCGAGGCGCACAAGGTGGCCCAGGAGTTCTACGCCGACCAGCTCTCCCACCCCGACGCCATCGTGGCCCGCCAGTTCCTGTCCACCCGCGGCTTCGACCAGTCCGCGGCTGAGACGTTCGGCGTCGGCTTCGCCCCCCGCGACGGCGAGGCCCTGACCCGGCTGCTGCGCCAGCGCGGGTTCACCGAGGAGGAGATGACCACCGCCGGCCTGGTGGCCGTCGGGCGGTCGGCCTACGACCGCTTCCGCGGCAGGCTGCTGTGGCCGATCCGCGAGGCGAACGGGGACACCATCGGGTTCGGGGCGCGTCGGATCTTCGACGACGACCGGATCGACGCCAAGTACCTCAACACCTCCGAGACCCCGATCTACAAGAAGAGCCACGTGCTCTACGGCCTCGACCTGGCCCGCCGCGAGATCGCGCGCAGCTCCCAGGCGGTCGTGGTGGAGGGTTACACCGACGTGATGGCCGCCCACCTGGCCGGCGTCGGCACCGCCGTCGCCACCTGCGGCACGGCCTTCGGCGACGACCACGCCCGGGTGCTCCGCCGGTTCCTGCACGACCACGAGGAGTTCCGTGGCGAGGTCATCTTCACCTTCGACGGCGACGAGGCCGGGCAGAAGGCGGCCCTGCGGGCGTTCGGCGGGGACCAGAACTTCGTCTCCCAGACCTACGTCGCGGTGGAGCCGTCCGGCCTCGACCCGTGCGACCTGCGCATCCAGCAGGGCGACGCGGCCGTGCGGGAGCTGATCGCGCGGCGTCAGCCGCTGTACCGCTTCGTCCTGGGCAACGTGGCCAGCAAGTACGACCTGGACCGGGCCGACGGCCGGATCGACGCCCTGCGCGAGGCGGCCAAGCTGGTGGCCAGCGTCCGGGACAAGTCCAAGGTCGACGCGTTCGCGCGCGAGCTCTCGGCCATGATCGGCGTCGACGTCGACGAGGCCCGCACCGAGGTGCGCCGCGCCGCCGCGCGGGGCCGACCCGACGACAGGTCGGCTCGGCCGCAGCGAGGTCGGTCGGACGGACGGGACCACCGGGGTGAGCAGGGCGGCGCCCCCGCCGGTCCGCCCCGACGCGAGCTGCCGGACCTGAGGGACCCCCGCTTCTCCATCGAGCGGGAGACGCTCAAGCTGGTGATCCAGCATCCCGAGACGGTCGGGCGCAGCGCGTCGGGCCTGGCGTCGGAGGACTTCAGCCACCCGACGTACCGGCACGTGTGGGAGGCGATCGTCGCCGCCGGGGGAGTGGCTCAGGGGGCCGCCGACCCCGGCTGGGCCGCGCGGGTGCGCAACGGGGTGTCGAACCCGATCATCTCCTCGGCGATCAGCGAGCTCGGCGTGGAGCCGGTGAGGTCCTCGGGCGAGCCGGGGGAGAGCTACGTCAACGCCCACGTCTACCGGTTGCGCGAGCTCACGGCGCTGCGCCGGATCGCCGAGCTCAAGTCGCGGCTCCAGCGCACCAACCCGGTCGACCAGGCCAGTGACTACAACAAGATGTTCGGGGAGCTGGTGGCGCTGGAGCAGCACCGCCGCGACCTGAGGGACAAGGCGGTGGGGGCATGA
- a CDS encoding DUF3618 domain-containing protein, with amino-acid sequence MSDHKDPADIEADIERQRQALAQTLDELGTKLDVKRQLKERVQPVQLAAVGAVVVAVVAIAWWRSRR; translated from the coding sequence GTGTCTGACCACAAGGACCCGGCCGACATCGAGGCCGATATCGAGCGACAGCGACAGGCCCTGGCCCAGACCCTCGACGAGCTGGGGACCAAGCTGGACGTGAAGCGGCAGCTCAAGGAGCGGGTGCAGCCCGTCCAGCTGGCCGCCGTGGGCGCCGTCGTGGTGGCTGTCGTGGCCATCGCATGGTGGCGGAGCCGGCGCTGA
- a CDS encoding PIG-L deacetylase family protein yields the protein MEPDKLVPLAEDWNRALCVVAHPDDMEFGAAAAVARWTAQGKEVVYCMVTSGEAGIDGLAPEDCRLVREREQVESARIVGVDKVDFLGLPDGVLEYGVALRRAIAAPVRQHQPDIVITGNFRDTWGGRNLNQADHIAVGRAVLDAVRDAGNRWVFHDQIEQGLLPWGGVRDVWAFGSPQAGHGVDTTDHFDAGVASLEAHAAYIDGLGWENWDAREFLEGMARGAGTRLGASFAAPFEVFPMGWGE from the coding sequence ATGGAGCCTGACAAGCTGGTGCCGCTGGCCGAGGACTGGAACCGGGCGCTGTGCGTCGTCGCCCACCCGGACGACATGGAGTTCGGAGCCGCGGCCGCCGTCGCCCGCTGGACAGCGCAGGGCAAGGAGGTCGTCTACTGCATGGTGACCAGCGGAGAAGCCGGCATCGACGGGCTGGCACCGGAGGACTGCCGCCTCGTCCGCGAGCGCGAGCAGGTCGAGTCGGCGCGGATCGTCGGCGTCGACAAGGTCGACTTCCTCGGCCTTCCCGACGGTGTCCTGGAGTACGGCGTCGCGCTGAGGCGCGCCATCGCCGCACCGGTGCGTCAGCACCAGCCGGACATCGTGATCACCGGCAATTTCCGCGACACCTGGGGTGGGCGCAACCTCAACCAGGCCGATCACATCGCCGTGGGCCGCGCCGTGCTGGACGCCGTACGCGACGCGGGCAACCGGTGGGTCTTCCACGACCAGATCGAGCAAGGCCTGCTGCCGTGGGGCGGTGTCCGCGACGTGTGGGCGTTCGGCTCCCCGCAGGCCGGTCACGGCGTGGACACCACCGACCACTTCGATGCCGGCGTCGCCTCGCTCGAGGCCCACGCGGCGTACATCGACGGGCTGGGGTGGGAGAACTGGGACGCCAGGGAGTTCCTCGAGGGCATGGCGCGCGGAGCCGGCACCCGGCTGGGAGCCTCGTTCGCGGCGCCGTTCGAGGTCTTCCCCATGGGCTGGGGCGAGTAG
- a CDS encoding Ig-like domain-containing protein, which translates to MAPGARRWLVLACVGALVVAMLVFALAGARSRPPRAVSHFPADGAETVPASSPVFVVFDKPLDEDARDLDFSLRDDSGASVASALRVSEAATSAELRPLEELGPGSYTAVLALPGVLEREEWSFTVPRRKPLTDGGAGPILLALSESDTTDDFYAEMLRAEGFTSFTTVDRSRITPALLADHELLVLSGDPGRSRSSMVRAWVEAGGRLVVVRPRGELAELAGQRRAGPVRDGALLEVDDPAWGAVPLRVHGAVDGIDVAPDVEVEASLVPDSGGSPALTLRDAGRGRVAGFAFDLARSVVLTRQGNPEWVGQDRDDRAPVRTNDLFFGPAEDDTGTDFVDLDHAEVPHADELMRLLTNVMGGLTAQDAPLPRLWYFPDDAEAVLVMAADDHGTPTGTADFFKALRDAAPEGCDTDRWECPRATSWLYPDAGLSPAEASAYVDEGFDLGAHVTTHCENWSASSLDQAFGASLRAFRAAYPSLPAQHGSRLHCIVWTDYLTQPTVERAWGVRLDMNYYYWPGDWVAGRPGFMTGSGLPMRFSDLDGGLLNVFQQPTHLVDEVFAGDPTAVEELIDRAQGPEEYYGAFGTHIDFSTSFQSEVIAVALERGVPMVSGQQLLDWVDGRYASRFSDLRWSKDEMTFSVVADPRAEEMLRGMLPVRALGGELLELARDGERVETTIRSVKGVKYAFFDATTGEYAARYASAS; encoded by the coding sequence TTGGCACCAGGGGCACGTCGCTGGCTGGTGCTGGCCTGCGTCGGCGCCCTCGTCGTGGCGATGCTCGTCTTCGCCCTGGCCGGTGCTCGGTCACGGCCGCCGCGGGCAGTCAGCCACTTCCCCGCCGACGGCGCGGAGACGGTGCCCGCCTCGTCCCCGGTCTTCGTCGTGTTCGACAAGCCGCTCGACGAGGACGCCCGGGACCTGGACTTCTCCCTCCGCGACGACTCGGGCGCGTCCGTGGCCTCGGCGCTGCGCGTCTCCGAGGCGGCCACCTCCGCGGAGCTGCGGCCGCTGGAGGAGCTCGGGCCCGGCTCCTACACCGCGGTCCTGGCACTGCCAGGGGTGCTGGAGCGCGAGGAGTGGAGCTTCACGGTGCCACGCAGGAAGCCGTTGACCGACGGTGGCGCGGGCCCGATCCTGCTGGCGCTCTCGGAGTCGGACACGACCGACGACTTCTACGCCGAGATGCTGCGCGCCGAGGGCTTCACGAGCTTCACCACGGTCGACCGCTCCCGGATCACCCCGGCCCTGCTGGCGGACCACGAGCTCCTGGTGCTCTCCGGAGACCCCGGGCGGTCGCGTTCGAGCATGGTCCGGGCCTGGGTCGAGGCGGGCGGCCGGCTGGTCGTCGTACGCCCGCGGGGGGAGCTGGCCGAGCTGGCGGGGCAGCGGCGCGCGGGCCCCGTCCGGGACGGGGCCCTGCTCGAGGTCGACGACCCGGCGTGGGGCGCGGTCCCGCTGCGGGTGCACGGCGCCGTCGACGGGATCGACGTGGCACCGGACGTCGAGGTCGAGGCCTCGCTGGTCCCCGACAGCGGCGGCAGCCCCGCGCTCACCCTGCGGGACGCAGGCAGGGGCAGGGTGGCGGGCTTCGCGTTCGACCTGGCGCGGTCGGTGGTGCTCACCCGTCAGGGGAATCCCGAGTGGGTCGGCCAGGACCGGGACGATCGCGCCCCGGTGCGGACCAACGACCTGTTCTTCGGCCCCGCGGAGGACGACACCGGTACCGACTTCGTCGACCTGGACCACGCCGAGGTCCCGCACGCGGACGAGCTGATGCGGCTGCTCACCAACGTGATGGGCGGCCTCACCGCCCAAGACGCGCCCCTGCCCCGTCTGTGGTACTTCCCCGACGACGCCGAGGCGGTGCTGGTGATGGCCGCGGACGACCACGGAACACCCACCGGCACCGCGGACTTCTTCAAGGCGCTCCGGGACGCGGCGCCCGAGGGCTGCGACACCGACCGCTGGGAGTGTCCGCGCGCCACGTCGTGGCTCTATCCCGACGCCGGGCTCTCCCCGGCCGAGGCGAGCGCCTACGTCGACGAGGGGTTCGACCTCGGCGCCCACGTCACGACGCACTGCGAGAACTGGTCTGCCAGCTCGCTGGACCAAGCGTTCGGGGCCAGCCTGCGGGCCTTCCGGGCGGCGTACCCGTCCCTGCCAGCACAGCACGGGAGCCGGTTGCACTGCATCGTGTGGACCGACTACCTCACCCAACCGACCGTGGAGCGGGCCTGGGGGGTGCGGCTGGACATGAACTACTACTACTGGCCCGGAGACTGGGTCGCCGGACGGCCGGGCTTCATGACCGGCTCCGGGTTGCCGATGAGGTTCAGCGACCTCGACGGAGGTCTCCTCAACGTCTTCCAGCAGCCCACCCACCTGGTCGACGAGGTCTTCGCCGGCGACCCGACAGCGGTGGAGGAGCTGATCGACCGGGCCCAAGGTCCCGAGGAGTACTACGGCGCCTTCGGCACGCACATCGACTTCTCCACCTCGTTCCAGTCCGAGGTCATCGCCGTAGCCCTGGAACGTGGGGTTCCGATGGTCTCCGGGCAGCAGCTCCTGGACTGGGTCGACGGACGCTATGCCTCCCGGTTCTCAGACCTGCGCTGGAGCAAGGACGAGATGACCTTCTCGGTGGTGGCCGACCCTCGTGCCGAGGAGATGCTGCGCGGCATGCTGCCGGTCCGAGCGCTGGGTGGTGAGCTGTTGGAGCTCGCCCGGGACGGGGAGCGCGTCGAGACCACGATCCGCAGCGTCAAGGGCGTGAAGTACGCGTTCTTCGACGCGACCACGGGGGAGTACGCCGCCAGGTACGCCTCGGCCTCCTGA
- a CDS encoding YihY/virulence factor BrkB family protein gives MSMERLDKRSLKYVVKRAVREFSQDQCTDLAAALTYYAVLSILPAAVALTAMLGVVGQAEESVDTLLEVLAPLVSDDMLGNIEPTLRDLANSQGAGIALIVGLAGALWTASAYVGAFSRAMNRIYEVEEGRPIWKLRPQMLLLTLVLLVLMALVLVMLVVSGGLARSIGDVIGLGSTAVTVWNIAKWPVLAVVVMVIVAMLYYFTPNVKHPKIKWLSPGAIVALVTGVIASVGFTFYVANFASYNKTYGSLAGVIVALLFLWITNLALLLGAEIDAELERGRELEAGVPAEVELQLPLRDSRNVDKSADKEQKQIDEGRKIRLESGQDPAQDEATETPTTQISDHDKARTKGDVR, from the coding sequence ATGAGCATGGAACGGCTCGACAAGCGCTCCCTGAAGTACGTCGTGAAGCGGGCGGTGCGGGAGTTCTCCCAGGACCAGTGCACCGATCTGGCCGCGGCTCTGACCTACTACGCCGTGCTCTCCATCCTGCCCGCCGCGGTCGCGCTGACCGCGATGCTTGGCGTCGTCGGCCAGGCCGAGGAATCGGTCGACACCCTGCTTGAGGTGCTGGCTCCCCTGGTCTCCGACGACATGCTGGGCAACATCGAGCCCACCCTGCGGGACCTCGCCAACTCCCAGGGCGCCGGGATCGCCCTGATCGTGGGTCTGGCCGGAGCCCTGTGGACAGCGTCCGCCTATGTCGGCGCCTTCTCCCGGGCGATGAACCGGATCTACGAGGTCGAAGAGGGTCGACCCATCTGGAAGCTCCGCCCCCAGATGCTCCTGCTGACCCTGGTGCTGCTCGTCCTGATGGCCCTGGTGCTCGTCATGCTGGTGGTCTCCGGTGGCCTGGCACGTTCGATCGGGGACGTCATCGGACTGGGCAGCACCGCGGTCACCGTGTGGAACATCGCCAAGTGGCCGGTGCTGGCGGTCGTGGTGATGGTCATCGTGGCGATGCTCTACTACTTCACCCCCAACGTGAAGCACCCCAAGATCAAATGGCTCTCGCCGGGCGCCATCGTCGCGCTGGTGACGGGAGTGATCGCCTCGGTGGGCTTCACGTTCTACGTCGCCAACTTCGCCAGCTACAACAAGACCTACGGCTCGCTCGCCGGCGTCATCGTGGCCCTGCTCTTCCTGTGGATCACCAACCTGGCGCTGCTCCTGGGCGCCGAGATCGACGCCGAGCTCGAGCGTGGGCGCGAGCTCGAGGCAGGGGTCCCTGCCGAGGTCGAGCTGCAGCTGCCGCTGCGCGACAGCCGTAACGTGGACAAGTCCGCGGACAAGGAGCAGAAGCAGATCGACGAGGGCCGCAAGATCCGTCTCGAGTCCGGCCAGGACCCGGCCCAGGACGAGGCCACCGAGACACCGACCACACAGATCTCAGACCACGACAAGGCACGGACGAAAGGTGATGTCAGATGA
- the tyrS gene encoding tyrosine--tRNA ligase, which yields MASANILDDLEWRGLVAHSTDLDALRSALGERSVRFYVGFDPTAPSLHMGNLLQIVTLLRLQRAGHTPFVLVGGATGMIGDPRDSGERTLNPEETVQAWTERVRGQVEPFVSFEGDNAATMVNNLDWTAGVSAIEFLRDIGKHFPVNRMLARDVVRNRLEDGISYTEFSYVLLQSMDYLHLHRAHGVELQIGGSDQWGNITGGVELIRRADGDRVHAFVTPLVTKADGTKYGKTEGGALWLDPDMMSPYAFHQFWLNVEDEKVVELLKLFTFLEHGEIEDLAAQTAEKPFLRAAQKALADEVTTLVHGAGETAGAKAAAAALFGGGELTTLNAGSLAGALAEVGVLEVEAAQMPSVVDLLVGSGLAKSKGEARRTIAEGGAYVNNVRVEDPDLIPSEADLLGGAWLVLRRGKKKIAGVRAT from the coding sequence GTGGCGAGCGCCAACATCCTGGACGATCTCGAGTGGCGCGGCCTGGTCGCGCACTCGACGGACCTCGACGCGCTGCGGTCGGCGCTCGGGGAGCGCAGTGTCAGGTTCTACGTGGGGTTCGACCCGACCGCTCCGAGCCTGCACATGGGCAACCTGCTGCAGATCGTGACACTGCTGCGCCTGCAGCGCGCGGGGCACACTCCCTTCGTGCTCGTGGGCGGCGCGACCGGGATGATCGGTGATCCCCGCGACTCCGGAGAGCGGACCCTGAATCCTGAGGAGACCGTGCAGGCCTGGACCGAGCGGGTGCGCGGTCAGGTCGAGCCGTTCGTCTCCTTCGAGGGGGACAACGCCGCCACCATGGTCAACAACCTCGACTGGACCGCCGGGGTGTCGGCGATCGAGTTCCTGCGAGACATCGGCAAGCACTTCCCGGTCAACCGGATGCTGGCGCGCGACGTGGTGCGCAACCGCCTCGAGGACGGCATCAGCTACACCGAGTTCAGCTACGTCCTCCTGCAGTCCATGGACTACCTCCACCTGCATCGTGCCCACGGGGTCGAGCTGCAGATCGGGGGCTCGGACCAGTGGGGCAACATCACCGGGGGAGTGGAGCTGATCCGCCGTGCGGACGGCGATCGGGTGCACGCGTTCGTCACGCCGTTGGTGACGAAGGCCGACGGCACCAAGTACGGCAAGACGGAGGGAGGTGCCCTCTGGCTCGACCCGGACATGATGTCGCCCTACGCGTTCCACCAGTTCTGGCTGAACGTGGAGGACGAGAAGGTGGTGGAGCTGCTGAAGCTGTTCACCTTCCTCGAGCACGGGGAGATCGAGGACCTGGCGGCGCAGACGGCGGAGAAGCCGTTCCTCCGTGCAGCTCAGAAGGCCCTGGCCGACGAGGTCACCACGCTGGTGCACGGGGCGGGCGAGACGGCGGGTGCCAAGGCTGCGGCCGCCGCGCTGTTCGGAGGCGGGGAGCTGACGACGTTGAACGCTGGAAGCCTGGCTGGCGCGCTGGCGGAGGTCGGGGTTCTCGAGGTCGAGGCTGCTCAGATGCCGTCGGTGGTGGACCTGCTGGTCGGGTCGGGGCTGGCCAAGAGCAAGGGGGAGGCACGCCGCACCATCGCCGAGGGCGGCGCCTACGTGAACAACGTGAGGGTCGAGGACCCAGACCTGATCCCGAGTGAGGCCGACCTGCTGGGCGGCGCCTGGCTGGTGCTGCGCCGGGGCAAGAAGAAGATCGCGGGCGTGCGCGCGACCTGA
- the serA gene encoding phosphoglycerate dehydrogenase, translating to MKALLLENIHPAAVDVLESRGLEVELRSESLSEAELIDALEGVALLGIRSNTKVTAQVLAAAPELMAIGCFCIGTNQVDLRTASERGVAVFNAPYSNTRSVVELVIGEIIALARRLPEKIQRMHDGVWDKSARGSHEVRGRTLGIVGYGNIGTQLSNLAEAMGMRVVFFDTADRPAHGNAQRMRSLKELLSVADVVSLHVDGRLGNEGFFGAEQFAAMKPRALFINASRGMVVDDLALRDNLLSGHIAGAAIDVFPVEPKAQGEPFESVLRGLDNVILTPHVGGSTQEAQEEIGWFVAGKLVSFAQAGSTALSVNLPVVNVTPEVSEHRIGILHANVPGVLAEFNSMLASEGDNVTGQQLATRGDLGYVVTDAASQLSEASLERLRAQKHCVWVRTW from the coding sequence ATGAAGGCCCTGCTCCTGGAGAACATCCACCCTGCCGCCGTCGACGTGCTCGAGAGTCGAGGTCTGGAGGTCGAGCTGCGGTCCGAGTCCCTCTCGGAGGCGGAGCTGATCGACGCCCTGGAGGGCGTGGCCCTGCTCGGCATCCGTTCGAACACCAAGGTGACGGCCCAGGTGCTGGCGGCCGCGCCCGAGCTGATGGCCATCGGCTGCTTCTGCATCGGCACCAACCAGGTCGACCTGCGCACGGCCTCGGAGCGTGGCGTCGCGGTCTTCAACGCGCCGTACTCCAACACCCGCAGCGTGGTGGAGCTGGTGATCGGGGAGATCATCGCCCTGGCCCGGCGCCTCCCGGAGAAGATCCAGCGCATGCACGACGGCGTCTGGGACAAGTCGGCCCGTGGCAGCCACGAGGTGCGGGGTCGGACCCTGGGCATCGTGGGCTACGGCAACATCGGCACCCAGCTGTCCAACCTCGCCGAGGCCATGGGGATGCGCGTGGTCTTCTTCGACACCGCTGACCGACCCGCCCACGGCAACGCCCAGCGGATGCGTTCCCTGAAGGAGCTGCTGTCCGTGGCCGACGTGGTCAGCCTGCACGTGGACGGCCGGCTCGGCAACGAGGGCTTCTTCGGGGCCGAGCAGTTCGCGGCCATGAAGCCGCGCGCCCTGTTCATCAACGCCTCACGGGGCATGGTCGTCGACGACCTGGCGCTGCGCGACAACCTGCTGTCCGGACACATCGCGGGTGCCGCGATCGATGTCTTCCCCGTCGAGCCCAAGGCCCAGGGGGAGCCCTTCGAGTCAGTGCTGCGGGGGCTGGACAACGTGATCCTGACCCCGCACGTGGGTGGGTCGACCCAGGAGGCCCAGGAGGAGATCGGCTGGTTCGTCGCGGGCAAGCTGGTGAGCTTCGCCCAAGCCGGCAGCACCGCGCTCTCGGTCAACCTGCCCGTGGTCAACGTGACGCCCGAGGTCTCCGAGCACCGGATCGGCATCCTGCACGCCAACGTCCCGGGAGTGCTGGCGGAGTTCAACTCCATGCTTGCCTCCGAGGGTGACAACGTCACCGGACAGCAGCTGGCCACGCGTGGCGACCTCGGCTACGTCGTCACCGACGCGGCGAGCCAGCTCTCCGAGGCATCACTGGAGCGCCTGCGTGCCCAGAAGCACTGTGTCTGGGTCCGTACCTGGTAG
- a CDS encoding YtxH domain-containing protein, which translates to MRKSTLLLAMGAGYVLGAKAGRERYEQIRSGFNKVRQNPKVQATAQQAADAAKDKAPVVKEKLTGAAGAAAEKVKPGGHKDEKDGLETQLNPENVALQDNPYPQGTLP; encoded by the coding sequence ATGAGGAAGTCAACTCTGCTACTGGCGATGGGGGCCGGATACGTGCTGGGCGCCAAGGCTGGTCGTGAGCGCTACGAGCAGATCCGCAGTGGGTTCAACAAGGTCCGTCAGAACCCCAAGGTCCAGGCGACCGCCCAGCAGGCGGCCGACGCGGCCAAGGACAAGGCCCCGGTGGTCAAGGAGAAGCTGACCGGCGCGGCCGGCGCGGCAGCCGAGAAGGTCAAGCCCGGGGGCCACAAGGACGAGAAGGACGGACTGGAGACCCAGCTCAACCCGGAGAACGTCGCTCTCCAGGACAACCCGTACCCCCAGGGCACGTTGCCCTGA
- a CDS encoding phage holin family protein — MGGLVHDLTQQVPDLIRSELRLAQAEMTEKGKRAGLGIGMFSAAGLLAFFGLAAVITACIAALALVLPTWASALIVAVVLFAAAAGVGLAGKSKVSAATPVKPEKAMEGIKEDIDTVKGGHHRV; from the coding sequence GTGGGGGGCTTGGTCCACGACCTCACCCAGCAGGTACCGGACCTGATCCGTTCCGAGCTGCGGCTCGCACAGGCCGAGATGACGGAGAAGGGCAAACGGGCCGGCCTCGGCATCGGCATGTTCAGCGCCGCCGGGCTGCTCGCGTTCTTCGGCCTCGCGGCCGTGATCACCGCCTGCATCGCGGCGCTCGCCCTGGTCCTGCCCACCTGGGCCTCCGCCCTGATCGTGGCGGTCGTCCTCTTCGCCGCCGCGGCGGGAGTCGGCCTGGCCGGCAAGTCCAAGGTGAGCGCGGCCACCCCGGTCAAGCCGGAGAAGGCCATGGAAGGCATCAAGGAAGACATCGACACCGTCAAGGGAGGCCACCACCGTGTCTGA
- a CDS encoding serine/threonine-protein kinase, producing MAGRYVLEREIARGGMGAVWLGRDTVLDRVVALKRVGMVPGGSTPDLARAEREARLAAALSHPHVVAVFDLVADGPEHWLVMEYVPGASLAEVIRRDGPLPAERAAALLAQTADALTAAHGVGIVHRDVKPSNILVTAQDEAKLTDFGIARAEADASLTQTGLVTGSPAYLSPEVASGSSATPASDVWALGATLFHALAGRPPYDASDNVLGAMYQIVHETPPRLPDAGWLGPLLEHTMATDPADRWSMTQVRDFLHDGEQRAVPGPTRTLPAVAPQPAPSPGSGSGYTTAVPPVTSGTTAPRARSRWPVLAAFVALLAVGVLAFSVGLLSSAEEDQDPPSAQTTGAPEASPVTGSPSASTSPSASATPASSAEVAQEMESFVADYLSTVTQDPKTSWQQLTPEFQKASGGFGQYKNFWRTVAAATVSQVQADPESSTVTYTVTYDMVDGGQRTDNPTLKLLREGSGYKILSEA from the coding sequence ATGGCAGGCAGGTACGTCCTCGAGCGCGAGATCGCCCGCGGTGGCATGGGCGCGGTCTGGTTGGGTCGCGACACGGTCCTGGACCGGGTGGTCGCTCTCAAGCGGGTCGGCATGGTCCCCGGAGGCTCGACCCCCGATCTGGCCCGGGCGGAGCGCGAAGCCAGGCTTGCCGCCGCACTGAGCCACCCGCACGTCGTCGCCGTGTTCGACCTGGTGGCCGACGGCCCCGAGCACTGGCTGGTGATGGAGTACGTCCCGGGGGCCAGTCTCGCCGAGGTGATCCGGCGGGACGGACCGCTGCCTGCGGAACGGGCCGCGGCCCTGCTGGCCCAGACCGCCGACGCGCTCACTGCTGCCCACGGGGTGGGGATCGTGCACCGGGACGTGAAGCCGTCGAACATCCTGGTCACCGCGCAGGACGAGGCGAAGCTGACCGACTTCGGGATTGCCCGTGCCGAGGCGGACGCCTCTCTGACACAGACCGGACTGGTCACGGGCTCACCTGCCTATCTCTCCCCGGAGGTCGCCTCGGGGAGCTCGGCCACGCCGGCCAGTGACGTGTGGGCCCTGGGCGCGACCCTGTTCCACGCCCTCGCCGGCCGGCCGCCGTACGACGCGAGCGACAACGTGCTGGGGGCGATGTACCAGATCGTCCACGAGACGCCCCCGAGGCTCCCCGACGCTGGGTGGCTGGGACCCCTGCTGGAGCACACGATGGCGACCGACCCGGCTGACCGTTGGTCCATGACCCAGGTGCGCGACTTCCTGCACGACGGGGAGCAGCGTGCGGTACCCGGCCCGACGAGGACGCTTCCCGCAGTCGCGCCCCAGCCCGCGCCGAGCCCGGGCTCGGGGTCGGGGTACACCACGGCCGTCCCGCCGGTCACGTCCGGTACCACGGCGCCGCGCGCGCGGTCGAGGTGGCCGGTGCTCGCCGCTTTCGTCGCGCTGCTCGCCGTGGGCGTCCTGGCGTTCTCGGTGGGCCTGCTCTCCTCGGCCGAGGAGGACCAGGATCCGCCGTCGGCGCAGACCACGGGCGCCCCGGAGGCCTCGCCGGTCACGGGGTCGCCGTCGGCGTCCACCTCGCCGTCCGCCTCGGCAACGCCCGCGTCCTCCGCGGAGGTGGCGCAGGAGATGGAGTCGTTCGTGGCCGACTACCTCAGCACCGTCACCCAGGACCCCAAGACCAGCTGGCAGCAGCTGACCCCGGAGTTCCAGAAGGCGAGCGGGGGCTTCGGCCAGTACAAGAACTTCTGGCGCACCGTCGCCGCCGCGACCGTGTCCCAGGTGCAGGCCGACCCGGAGAGCTCCACGGTGACCTACACCGTGACCTACGACATGGTCGACGGCGGACAGCGCACGGACAACCCCACCCTCAAGCTGCTGCGTGAGGGGTCCGGCTACAAGATCCTGAGCGAGGCCTGA